One part of the Cyclobacteriaceae bacterium genome encodes these proteins:
- a CDS encoding homoserine kinase: MMNTNWIKAFAPATVANVSCGFDVFGFALHQPGDEVEVRLNDSGKILIAEITGDNNLLPREAHLNTCGVAVQQFLQTTNHSYGAEIKLNKKLPLGSGLGSSAASAVAALVAINYATGNKLTRKELLPFAIEAERIACGSAHADNVAPCLFGGFVLIRDKETLDIINIPTPSELVAVVVHPHIEIKTSDARQAMRKTLSLNDAVKQWGNTAALVAGLMKEDYDLIGRSLEDVVAEPVRSIFIPGYYKVKQAALQSGALGCGISGSGPSVFAWCKGEVNTHVVASAMQETFQHINLKSDKYISGINSVGAQVLSSM; encoded by the coding sequence ATGATGAATACGAATTGGATAAAAGCCTTTGCACCTGCTACCGTGGCCAACGTGTCGTGTGGGTTTGATGTGTTCGGCTTTGCCTTGCACCAACCCGGTGATGAGGTGGAAGTTCGTTTGAATGATTCAGGAAAAATACTGATCGCTGAAATTACAGGCGATAACAATTTACTTCCGCGCGAAGCACACCTGAACACGTGTGGGGTCGCTGTGCAGCAATTCCTTCAGACGACAAACCATTCGTATGGCGCGGAAATTAAGTTGAATAAAAAATTACCGCTTGGCAGCGGATTGGGTTCCAGTGCGGCCAGCGCAGTAGCAGCATTGGTGGCCATCAATTATGCTACCGGAAATAAACTCACAAGAAAAGAATTACTCCCCTTTGCCATAGAAGCTGAACGAATCGCCTGTGGGTCAGCTCATGCCGATAATGTTGCGCCATGCTTGTTTGGAGGTTTTGTGTTGATCCGTGATAAAGAAACATTAGACATCATCAACATTCCAACTCCTTCAGAATTAGTTGCTGTTGTTGTTCATCCACACATTGAAATTAAAACCAGCGATGCACGGCAGGCCATGCGTAAAACATTAAGTCTAAACGATGCTGTTAAGCAATGGGGAAACACCGCAGCTCTTGTGGCCGGTTTAATGAAAGAAGATTATGATTTGATTGGCCGATCACTTGAAGATGTAGTTGCCGAACCGGTGCGCTCTATTTTCATTCCGGGCTATTATAAAGTTAAGCAAGCAGCATTACAGTCCGGTGCACTGGGCTGTGGCATTTCTGGTTCAGGGCCATCTGTTTTTGCATGGTGCAAGGGTGAAGTAAATACGCATGTAGTAGCGAGCGCTATGCAGGAAACTTTTCAGCACATCAATCTTAAATCCGACAAGTACATCTCAGGAATAAACTCAGTTGGTGCACAGGTACTGTCATCAATGTAA
- the thrC gene encoding threonine synthase, which yields MKYFSLTTPSHKVSFQQAIVSGLAPDGGLYMPEQLPVLPTEFIAQLSTLSKTEIGFSIARPFVDENISDETLREIVSETIDFDFPVVALEENVFALELFHGPTLAFKDVGARFLARILRQIAKTIHQEITVLVATSGDTGSAVAHGFYNVEGIRVVILYPSGMVSALQEKQFATLGKNIQAIKVAGTFDDCQRLVKQAFQDEQLRKTRFLTSANSINIARLIPQSFYYFLAWSQLNTPKQVVFSVPSGNFGNLTAGVLAKKMGLPIRAFVAATNVNDVVPEYLHTNIFKPRASTQTISNAMDVGNPSNFPRLLALYGNDWGYIHKEIHGYAFTDAKTRLAMLDVFNRKKYILDPHGAVGYLGLKKYLESHPDVQGMFLETAHPSKFPDVVESAIQQPISIHPSLAELANKQIQSLSSSSNFSDFKNLLMMH from the coding sequence GTGAAGTATTTCAGCTTAACTACTCCATCCCATAAGGTTTCCTTTCAGCAAGCCATCGTCTCCGGACTTGCCCCTGATGGCGGTTTATACATGCCCGAACAATTACCCGTATTGCCAACGGAATTTATCGCTCAGTTGTCGACACTATCAAAAACAGAAATAGGTTTTAGCATTGCACGGCCGTTTGTTGATGAAAATATTTCGGATGAGACCCTTCGTGAAATAGTCAGCGAAACAATCGACTTTGATTTTCCAGTAGTTGCGCTGGAAGAAAATGTCTTTGCACTGGAATTGTTTCACGGACCAACACTGGCCTTTAAGGATGTGGGTGCACGGTTTCTTGCACGGATACTCCGGCAAATCGCAAAAACTATTCACCAGGAAATAACCGTACTGGTAGCCACATCGGGCGATACGGGCAGCGCGGTTGCGCATGGTTTTTACAATGTGGAAGGAATCCGCGTGGTGATACTCTATCCTTCTGGAATGGTGAGCGCCTTGCAGGAAAAACAATTCGCGACACTGGGAAAGAATATACAAGCCATTAAAGTAGCCGGCACTTTTGATGATTGTCAGCGGTTGGTCAAACAAGCCTTTCAGGATGAACAACTCCGCAAGACAAGATTTTTGACTTCCGCTAACTCCATTAACATCGCCCGATTAATTCCGCAATCATTTTATTATTTCCTGGCATGGTCGCAGCTCAACACACCCAAGCAAGTCGTATTCTCTGTTCCCAGCGGAAATTTTGGTAACCTCACCGCTGGTGTACTGGCCAAGAAAATGGGATTGCCCATTCGCGCATTTGTGGCAGCAACCAATGTAAACGATGTTGTTCCTGAATATCTTCACACCAACATCTTCAAACCGCGCGCATCAACACAGACCATAAGCAATGCCATGGATGTAGGTAACCCCAGTAATTTTCCGCGATTGCTGGCCTTGTATGGTAATGATTGGGGTTACATACACAAAGAAATTCACGGCTACGCTTTTACAGATGCCAAAACACGATTGGCAATGCTTGATGTGTTTAACCGTAAAAAATATATTCTCGATCCCCACGGTGCCGTAGGCTACTTAGGATTAAAAAAATATCTGGAGAGCCATCCTGATGTACAAGGTATGTTTCTTGAAACGGCACATCCTTCAAAATTTCCGGATGTAGTGGAGTCGGCAATTCAACAACCCATTAGCATCCACCCTTCTCTGGCAGAGCTTGCCAATAAGCAAATTCAATCACTTTCGAGTTCTTCCAATTTTTCAGATTTTAAGAACCTGTTGATGATGCATTAA
- the leuC gene encoding 3-isopropylmalate dehydratase large subunit, producing the protein MSKPKTLFDKIWDAHVVKQEEGYPDVLFIDRHFIHEVTSPQAFDGLRKRNIPVFNTKRTTATADHNVPTKDQHLPIKEALSRHQVETLRKNCTEFGIELYDLGHPFQGIVHIIGPELGLTLPGMTIVCGDSHTSTHGAFGNIAFGIGTSEVEQVLATQCVLQYKPKTMRIEVNGKLGKGVVAKDIILYIISKISASGATGYFVEYAGSAIESLSMEARMTICNMSIEMGARGGLIAPDETTFNYIRGRKFAPQGEAFEQHIEKWKQLKTDAGATYDKALIYDAADIAPMITYGTNPGMGIRVTDRIPTENELKEISEKTSFSKSLEYMGLEPGSQLLGKSVDYVFIGSCTNARIEDLRLVASIVKGKKKSPNVEVWVVPGSKQVEEQARKEGLDKIFEAAGFELRSPGCSACLGMNEDKIPAGKYCISTSNRNFEGRQGPKSRTFLASPLSAAAAAITGKVTDVRELLDDGY; encoded by the coding sequence ATGAGTAAACCAAAAACGCTGTTCGATAAAATCTGGGACGCACACGTAGTGAAGCAGGAAGAAGGGTACCCGGATGTGTTGTTTATCGACCGCCACTTCATCCACGAAGTAACCAGTCCGCAAGCCTTTGATGGACTGCGTAAACGAAATATTCCTGTCTTTAATACGAAGCGCACTACCGCTACCGCTGATCACAACGTGCCCACAAAAGATCAACACCTTCCCATCAAAGAAGCCTTGTCCCGGCACCAGGTAGAAACGCTACGAAAAAATTGTACTGAGTTTGGTATTGAGCTTTATGATTTGGGGCACCCCTTTCAAGGCATTGTGCACATCATCGGTCCGGAACTGGGGTTAACCCTTCCAGGCATGACCATCGTGTGTGGCGACAGTCATACCTCTACGCATGGCGCGTTCGGAAACATTGCGTTTGGCATTGGCACTTCTGAAGTGGAACAGGTGTTGGCAACTCAATGCGTACTTCAATACAAACCGAAAACCATGCGTATTGAAGTGAATGGTAAACTGGGCAAAGGTGTGGTAGCCAAGGACATTATCCTGTATATCATTTCTAAAATTTCAGCCAGCGGTGCTACGGGCTATTTTGTAGAATATGCCGGCAGTGCCATTGAAAGTTTATCGATGGAAGCCCGCATGACCATTTGCAACATGAGCATTGAAATGGGTGCCCGTGGCGGATTGATTGCACCGGATGAAACTACTTTCAATTACATCCGCGGAAGAAAATTTGCACCACAAGGTGAAGCATTTGAGCAGCACATTGAAAAATGGAAGCAATTAAAAACCGATGCTGGCGCCACCTATGATAAAGCACTCATTTACGATGCAGCCGACATCGCCCCGATGATTACCTACGGAACCAACCCGGGCATGGGCATTCGGGTAACCGATCGGATTCCTACCGAGAATGAGTTAAAAGAAATCAGTGAAAAAACATCCTTTTCAAAATCATTGGAGTACATGGGTCTTGAGCCTGGCTCACAATTGCTCGGTAAATCAGTCGACTACGTATTCATTGGTAGTTGCACCAACGCACGCATTGAAGACTTGCGGTTGGTGGCCTCCATTGTAAAAGGAAAAAAGAAATCACCAAACGTAGAGGTGTGGGTTGTACCCGGATCAAAACAGGTAGAAGAACAAGCCCGTAAAGAAGGCCTTGATAAAATTTTTGAAGCCGCGGGATTTGAACTGCGCAGTCCCGGCTGCTCGGCATGTTTGGGCATGAACGAAGACAAAATACCCGCTGGAAAATATTGCATCAGCACATCGAACCGAAATTTTGAAGGACGGCAAGGTCCGAAATCCAGAACATTTCTGGCAAGTCCTTTGAGTGCTGCCGCTGCTGCGATTACCGGAAAGGTAACGGATGTAAGAGAGTTGTTAGATGATGGTTATTAG
- the leuD gene encoding 3-isopropylmalate dehydratase small subunit, with protein MSKEKFTTLQSTAVPLPVENIDTDQIIPARFLKATTREGFGENLFRDWRYDGDGKPKAEFVLNNPTFSGKILVAGKNFGCGSSREHAAWALYDYGFRAVISSFFADIFKNNALNNALLPVQVSDAFLKNIFTTIEENPSVIIEVNLENQFVKLPDGTKESFEINPYKKACMINGYDDIDYLLSLRKEIKEFDSKSRELQATSY; from the coding sequence ATGAGTAAAGAAAAATTTACAACCCTTCAATCAACCGCTGTTCCATTGCCGGTGGAGAACATCGACACAGACCAGATTATCCCTGCACGTTTCCTGAAAGCCACCACGCGCGAAGGCTTTGGCGAAAACCTGTTTCGCGACTGGCGGTATGATGGTGACGGGAAACCAAAAGCGGAATTTGTTTTAAACAACCCAACCTTCAGCGGAAAAATTTTGGTTGCCGGCAAAAATTTTGGATGTGGCAGCAGTCGTGAACATGCAGCCTGGGCGCTTTACGATTATGGTTTTCGCGCAGTCATCTCATCCTTCTTTGCAGATATTTTCAAAAACAATGCGCTGAACAATGCCCTGCTTCCGGTACAGGTAAGCGATGCATTCCTGAAAAATATTTTCACAACCATCGAAGAAAATCCATCGGTCATCATTGAAGTAAACCTGGAAAACCAGTTTGTAAAACTTCCGGACGGAACAAAAGAGTCATTTGAAATCAATCCTTACAAAAAAGCATGCATGATTAATGGGTACGATGATATTGATTACCTGTTGAGTTTAAGGAAAGAAATAAAAGAATTTGATTCCAAAAGCCGCGAGCTTCAAGCTACGAGTTACTAG
- the leuB gene encoding 3-isopropylmalate dehydrogenase: MKKRITIIPGDGIGKEVTTEGKNVLQHIAESSGHEFIFTEALIGHDAIEKTGTALPDETLAMLKNSDAILFGAVGHPKYDNDPTLKVRPEQGLLKMRKELGLYANLRPIKLFDELLHASSIKPEILKGSDILFFRELTGDVYFGEKGRRDENNTAYDLMIYHRYEIERIAHKAFQAARTRRKKVTSVDKANVLESSRLWREVVQQVGKEYPDITLEHQFIDAAAMKLIQSPRSFDVVLTGNLFGDILTDEASQIAGSMGMLASASVGDTVGLYEPIHGSAHDITGKGIANPLASILSAALLLDISFGLKEESEAVIQAVEQTLKAGYRTADIADSTTPKEKILNTGNMGKKVVDQLTVTLSNKLRTNNYQLPTK, from the coding sequence ATGAAAAAACGCATAACCATCATCCCCGGAGACGGTATCGGAAAGGAAGTAACTACCGAAGGTAAGAATGTGCTTCAGCATATTGCTGAAAGTTCTGGGCACGAGTTCATCTTCACCGAAGCCTTAATCGGGCATGATGCCATAGAAAAAACCGGTACGGCCCTGCCGGATGAAACACTCGCAATGCTGAAAAATTCGGATGCGATTTTATTTGGTGCTGTGGGCCATCCAAAATACGATAATGATCCAACCTTAAAAGTGCGCCCCGAACAAGGCTTACTGAAAATGCGCAAAGAACTTGGCCTTTATGCCAATCTGCGTCCCATTAAATTATTCGATGAATTGCTTCACGCTTCCAGTATTAAACCGGAAATCTTAAAAGGTTCGGACATTCTATTTTTCCGTGAACTAACCGGTGATGTGTATTTCGGAGAGAAAGGAAGAAGAGATGAAAACAATACTGCGTATGACCTGATGATCTATCATCGCTATGAAATTGAACGCATCGCACACAAAGCGTTTCAGGCTGCACGCACCCGCAGGAAAAAAGTAACCTCGGTCGACAAAGCGAATGTTTTAGAAAGCTCGCGCCTGTGGCGGGAAGTGGTGCAACAGGTGGGAAAAGAATATCCTGATATTACGCTTGAACACCAGTTTATCGATGCCGCTGCTATGAAGCTCATTCAAAGCCCGCGCAGCTTCGATGTAGTGCTTACCGGAAATTTGTTTGGCGACATCCTTACCGATGAAGCATCACAGATTGCCGGTTCTATGGGCATGCTGGCCTCAGCCTCTGTAGGTGATACCGTAGGATTGTACGAACCCATCCACGGCAGTGCCCACGACATTACCGGGAAAGGAATTGCCAATCCGTTGGCTTCCATTCTTTCGGCTGCCTTGCTGTTGGATATCTCTTTCGGATTGAAAGAAGAATCTGAAGCTGTTATTCAGGCTGTAGAGCAAACCTTGAAAGCCGGCTACCGCACAGCAGATATTGCCGACAGCACCACACCAAAAGAAAAAATTTTAAACACAGGCAACATGGGTAAAAAAGTAGTCGATCAATTAACCGTTACTCTCAGCAATAAACTAAGAACTAACAACTATCAACTACCAACCAAATAG
- a CDS encoding 2-isopropylmalate synthase codes for MSNKVYIFDTTLRDGEQVPGCQLATEEKITIARELESLGVDVIEAGFPISSPGDFLSVIGISRAVKEPVVCGLTRAKQEDIDVAAEALRYAKRGRIHTGIGSSDVHIKHKFKSTREQVLEQGVWAVKYAKSKGYEVEFYAEDAGRADLAFLAQMIEATIAAGADVVNIPDTTGYCLPHLYGKRIQYLFDHVSNIDKAIVSVHCHNDLGMATANTISGLIHGARQAEVTINGIGERAGNTSLEEVAMTLKTHQDLGLTTNIKSEKIYGISKLVSKMMRMPVQPNKAIVGANAFSHSSGIHQDGFLKHAENYEIINPSDVGVPCSSIVLTARSGRAALKHRLEVLGYKIEGSELDIVYENFLIVADEKKHVNDEDLEVLASSVPVLVK; via the coding sequence ATGAGCAACAAAGTATACATTTTCGACACTACGTTACGCGATGGCGAACAGGTGCCCGGCTGTCAGTTGGCAACAGAAGAAAAAATTACCATTGCCCGCGAACTGGAGTCATTGGGTGTTGACGTGATTGAAGCGGGCTTCCCGATTTCCAGCCCCGGGGATTTTCTTTCGGTGATTGGTATCTCCCGGGCAGTGAAAGAGCCTGTCGTCTGCGGACTAACCCGTGCGAAACAGGAAGATATTGACGTTGCCGCAGAAGCTCTTCGCTATGCCAAACGCGGCCGCATCCATACCGGTATTGGTTCCAGCGATGTGCACATCAAACACAAGTTTAAAAGCACACGTGAGCAGGTGCTGGAACAAGGTGTGTGGGCCGTAAAATACGCGAAGTCGAAAGGATATGAAGTGGAGTTTTATGCCGAAGATGCCGGACGTGCCGACCTGGCCTTTCTGGCACAAATGATTGAAGCCACCATTGCAGCCGGTGCCGATGTGGTGAACATACCCGATACAACCGGATACTGTTTGCCGCATTTATATGGTAAGCGCATCCAATATTTGTTTGATCATGTAAGCAACATTGATAAAGCCATTGTTTCGGTACATTGCCATAACGATTTGGGCATGGCCACCGCCAACACCATTTCCGGTTTAATTCATGGCGCACGCCAGGCAGAAGTAACGATTAATGGTATTGGCGAACGGGCCGGCAATACATCATTGGAAGAAGTGGCGATGACCTTGAAAACCCACCAGGATTTGGGATTGACCACCAACATCAAATCGGAAAAGATTTACGGCATCAGCAAACTGGTTAGTAAAATGATGCGCATGCCTGTTCAACCCAATAAAGCCATTGTGGGCGCCAATGCATTCTCACATTCATCGGGCATCCATCAGGATGGCTTCTTAAAGCATGCCGAAAATTATGAAATCATCAATCCATCCGATGTGGGTGTACCATGTTCATCCATTGTACTCACCGCACGCAGTGGCAGGGCTGCATTGAAACACAGGTTGGAAGTGCTGGGGTACAAAATTGAAGGCAGTGAACTCGATATCGTCTATGAAAACTTCCTCATCGTAGCCGATGAGAAAAAACATGTGAATGATGAAGACCTGGAGGTATTGGCGTCAAGTGTTCCGGTATTAGTCAAGTAA
- a CDS encoding 1-acyl-sn-glycerol-3-phosphate acyltransferase: MNKIYTLWVLIVFSVFMIIFLPGIMIPFLLGNRFTWMGYKFLWLWSWIFSKLTAIQYELLHRDKIKKRKSYIYVSNHTSFLDIPGIRLIIPGEFRPIAKKELLKIPVFGFIVKAATVVVDRSNAESRKKSVEYARKILQMGISMLIFAEGTQNRTKELLQPFKDGAFRLAIDTQTPIMPLVVVGAGKLMPPGKLEIKPGKIKIVAGDEISVEGLTAENQASLKQKTFEVMKATLQQYHSSNRN, from the coding sequence TTGAACAAGATATACACCCTTTGGGTGCTTATTGTCTTTAGTGTATTTATGATCATTTTCCTTCCGGGAATAATGATCCCGTTTTTGTTGGGTAACCGGTTCACGTGGATGGGTTACAAATTCCTGTGGTTGTGGTCATGGATATTCAGCAAACTCACGGCCATCCAATATGAGCTGCTTCATCGGGATAAAATCAAAAAAAGAAAATCCTACATCTACGTAAGTAACCACACTTCCTTCCTTGACATACCCGGTATCCGGCTGATTATCCCCGGTGAATTCAGGCCCATTGCCAAAAAAGAATTACTGAAAATACCGGTGTTCGGTTTTATTGTAAAAGCCGCCACCGTAGTGGTTGACCGCAGTAATGCCGAAAGCAGAAAAAAAAGTGTTGAGTACGCCCGGAAAATTTTACAGATGGGAATATCGATGCTCATTTTTGCCGAGGGCACACAAAACCGCACAAAAGAATTGTTACAGCCTTTTAAAGATGGGGCATTCCGACTGGCCATTGATACCCAGACCCCTATAATGCCCCTGGTGGTAGTTGGTGCCGGTAAATTAATGCCTCCCGGAAAGCTTGAAATAAAACCAGGCAAAATCAAAATTGTGGCCGGTGATGAAATTTCTGTTGAAGGATTAACGGCCGAAAACCAGGCTTCGCTTAAACAAAAAACATTTGAGGTGATGAAGGCAACGCTTCAACAATACCACTCATCGAATAGAAACTAA
- a CDS encoding PQQ-dependent sugar dehydrogenase produces the protein MKSWIGIMVVLICTAYVRAQQLPDGFAQILLAENLDPTDMVLAPDGRIFITIKSGSIRVVENDVLLPGAFLTLDVDNFNERGLGHMVLDPDFEINNYYYIFYTVPGINRNRVSRFTANGNFTLPGSEVILLDLDVMAGAIHNAGAMAFGADGKLYISTGDGANAGNSQQMTNLLGKILRINKDGSIPADNPFYNTATGNNRAIYALGLRNPFSMDIQPGTGRIFACDVGQANWEEVNEILPGKNYGWPLIEGMRTTQTPPPNYQDPFYTYSHDQGCAIVGSSFYNPELVSFPSVYTGKFFFADYCGGYIKSLDPLTATVSSFITGINRPLVIRVAADGSLYYIARAGLGGGSEGDNTSTNNGTLWKVEYVGSGPPIISSHPRNALHPVGEQAQFSVIASGVQPLYYQWQLNGVNITGATTRHYTTPAVQLTDNGNAYHCIVSNTFGSVTSSAALLTVTANNRPNPVITDPLPDDTYMAGRVLTLSGSATDPEDGIIPTDQLFWKIDFHHDDHTHPALGNTSGFSTLQYIIPQIGETSDNVWYRVYLTAVDSEGLSRTVFTDVYPEKSTITLNSNPTGLTLLLDGQPITTPHTLNSVVGITRTLEAPALQTAGSQLYVFNSWTNATLNRQFTFDTPATATTYTANFSQLPTGNGDGLNGYYYANRSRTFDGEPTLIRTDPVVDFDWGGGSPAPEITADNFTVRWRGEILAQFTDTYTFSVIADDGVRLWVNNQLIIDKWIPQAATEWSGSINLTAGQRYEITLEYFEDGGQAVVKLLWRTPQLQKQIIPTTQLFTTLITGTELISMKTVSVYPTIFDHSFLLETISENTRLSWVLFNALGQPVLKNTFAGRQVVEAGDLPPGLYILKTSDNSVHRLIKK, from the coding sequence ATGAAATCATGGATTGGTATTATGGTGGTGTTGATTTGTACAGCATATGTACGGGCTCAACAATTACCCGATGGGTTTGCACAAATTCTGTTGGCTGAAAATCTTGATCCCACCGATATGGTATTGGCGCCAGATGGCCGGATATTCATTACCATAAAAAGTGGCAGTATACGTGTTGTGGAGAATGACGTTTTGCTGCCGGGCGCATTCCTCACACTTGATGTCGATAACTTTAACGAGCGCGGGCTGGGCCACATGGTGCTTGACCCCGACTTTGAAATCAATAACTACTACTACATCTTTTACACTGTTCCGGGTATCAACCGAAACCGTGTGAGCCGGTTTACTGCCAATGGAAACTTTACACTTCCGGGCAGCGAGGTAATATTGCTCGACTTGGATGTGATGGCTGGCGCCATTCATAATGCTGGCGCCATGGCCTTCGGTGCCGATGGCAAACTTTATATTTCCACCGGTGACGGTGCCAATGCCGGTAATTCACAGCAAATGACTAATCTGCTTGGGAAAATACTGCGCATCAATAAAGATGGAAGCATCCCTGCTGACAATCCGTTCTACAACACTGCCACCGGAAACAACCGCGCCATTTACGCATTAGGCCTGCGCAACCCGTTCTCCATGGACATCCAGCCCGGTACAGGGCGCATCTTTGCATGCGATGTAGGGCAGGCCAATTGGGAAGAGGTGAATGAAATATTGCCCGGAAAAAATTATGGCTGGCCATTGATTGAGGGTATGCGCACGACACAAACCCCTCCACCAAATTACCAGGACCCATTCTATACCTACAGTCACGATCAGGGTTGTGCCATTGTTGGTTCCTCTTTTTATAATCCCGAACTGGTTAGTTTTCCATCGGTCTATACGGGTAAATTTTTCTTTGCCGACTATTGTGGTGGATACATTAAAAGCCTTGATCCGTTAACCGCCACAGTTTCATCGTTCATCACCGGCATTAACCGACCGTTGGTTATCCGTGTAGCGGCTGATGGCTCCCTGTATTACATCGCACGCGCAGGCCTTGGCGGAGGATCAGAAGGCGATAATACCAGCACAAACAACGGAACACTCTGGAAAGTGGAGTATGTTGGCTCAGGGCCACCCATCATTTCCAGTCACCCACGCAATGCCCTGCACCCGGTTGGCGAACAAGCCCAGTTTTCGGTTATTGCATCTGGTGTACAACCGCTCTATTATCAATGGCAACTTAATGGAGTAAATATTACTGGCGCAACCACGCGCCACTACACCACACCCGCAGTTCAGTTAACCGACAACGGAAACGCATACCACTGCATAGTCAGCAACACGTTTGGAAGCGTCACCTCTTCAGCAGCACTATTAACTGTAACCGCCAATAACCGACCTAACCCGGTTATTACAGACCCATTGCCTGATGATACTTATATGGCTGGCCGTGTGCTAACACTCAGCGGATCGGCAACAGACCCAGAAGATGGAATTATTCCAACCGATCAACTTTTCTGGAAGATTGATTTCCATCACGATGATCATACACACCCGGCATTGGGAAATACATCCGGCTTTTCAACCCTTCAATATATAATTCCTCAAATCGGTGAAACCTCCGACAATGTGTGGTATCGCGTATACCTGACTGCGGTAGACAGTGAAGGACTTAGTCGGACTGTGTTCACAGATGTGTATCCTGAAAAATCAACCATTACCTTAAACTCCAACCCAACCGGATTAACCCTGTTACTCGATGGCCAGCCCATTACAACCCCGCATACATTAAATAGCGTAGTTGGCATTACACGAACATTGGAAGCACCTGCACTGCAAACAGCAGGTAGTCAGCTTTACGTTTTCAATAGTTGGACAAATGCAACGCTGAACCGTCAGTTTACTTTTGATACACCGGCCACAGCAACAACCTACACCGCAAATTTTTCGCAGTTACCAACCGGTAATGGCGATGGCCTGAATGGTTATTATTACGCCAACCGATCCCGGACATTTGATGGAGAACCTACGTTGATCCGCACCGATCCGGTAGTTGATTTCGACTGGGGCGGTGGATCACCCGCACCCGAAATAACTGCCGATAATTTTACCGTTCGCTGGCGGGGCGAAATATTAGCCCAGTTTACCGATACGTATACCTTTAGTGTTATTGCCGATGATGGTGTGCGATTATGGGTAAACAACCAGCTGATTATCGATAAATGGATACCACAGGCAGCAACCGAGTGGAGCGGTTCCATTAACCTTACAGCGGGGCAACGGTACGAAATAACGCTGGAGTATTTTGAAGATGGCGGGCAAGCTGTAGTGAAGTTGCTTTGGCGAACACCTCAATTGCAAAAACAAATTATTCCAACTACTCAATTATTTACCACATTGATCACCGGTACAGAGCTAATTAGCATGAAAACGGTGAGCGTTTACCCTACAATTTTTGACCACTCCTTTCTACTTGAAACAATATCCGAAAACACCAGGCTCTCATGGGTATTGTTCAATGCCCTTGGGCAACCGGTTTTAAAAAATACCTTTGCTGGCAGGCAAGTAGTTGAGGCAGGAGACTTACCACCCGGGTTGTACATCCTTAAAACTTCTGATAATTCAGTACACCGGCTGATCAAAAAATAA